A part of Ooceraea biroi isolate clonal line C1 chromosome 10, Obir_v5.4, whole genome shotgun sequence genomic DNA contains:
- the LOC105284996 gene encoding protein singed wings 2 isoform X1: MFPATGITARQRLLIVLFCVHAHFSYGFTREDDICYWHHPHVNDHPECGFVKSRQRLVCFNGLKDEWKARADSVQVLILCEWPKATFDPQVVLQGFTFLRKLMIANSNLTRLSTAFPKEVEFLEKINVTGTKLRTLPKDAFSNLRALRCLDLRNNALEEIDITIFNVPTLKHIHLTGNPLRCTEDTAWILDFSEGSAASKVVDKDKLLCATPYDGRPLVPVVEIIVTLREECKRTVCDCELVYVVVRVDKLTQKQVIPFTSVNCSHRGLTEMPSFLPANTTTLRLTGNKITDLSPLTTNLAYKWVLDLYMDDNLVESIVRLEGSDWLDRFRLLNLRGNKLIDLPTYALENALLHNVNVAGLYLGNNSWTCDCHFTPGFQDLLIRHSNLMKDINDIRCAFTNDNDNSNKQIRHLTRTEICISPDEDPWLHPLDVLNIVLASLIFLVLGKLLYDYWSFKKSGRLPWIVSKIP, from the exons ATGTTTCCCGCAACAGGAATAACAGCGCGACAACGTCTGTT AATCGTATTGTTTTGCGTACACGCGCATTTTTCGTATGGTTTCACGAGGGAGGACGACATTTGTTACTGGCATCATCCACATGTCAACGACCATCCCGAATGCGGCTTTGTGAAGAGTCGGCAACGACTCGTTTGTTTCAACGGTCTGAAAGATGAATGGAAGGCGCG GGCTGACAGTGTGCAAGTACTTATTCTTTGCGAATGGCCGAAAGCAACGTTCGACCCGCAAGTGGTTCTACAGGGATTTACGTTCCTGAGAAAGTTAATGATCGCGAACAGTAACTTGACTCGATTGTCAACCGCATTCCCGAAAGAGGTGGAATTTCTCGAG AAAATCAATGTGACCGGCACCAAGCTACGCACCCTTCCGAAAGATGCGTTCTCTAATCTACGGGCTTTGAGATGCCTCGACTTAAGGAACAATGCTCTCGAAGAGATCGACATTACGATCTTTAACGTGCCTACGTTAAAGCATATCCACTTAACTG GTAATCCATTGAGATGTACGGAGGATACAGCGTGGATTTTGGACTTCAGCGAAGGATCAGCCGCGAGCAAAGTCGTCGACAAAGACAAATTACTTTGTGCCACGCCATATGATGGAAGACCGCTTGTCCCGGTCGTCGAGATAATCGTG ACCTTAAGGGAGGAGTGCAAGCGCACAGTCTGCGACTGCGAACTGGTTTACGTGGTTGTACGCGTGGATAAACTTACGCAGAAGCAAGTTATACCTTTTACTTCGGTTAACTGTAGCCACCGCGGCTTAACCGAAATGCCCAGCTTCTTACCCGCAAATACAACGACTCTTCGTTTAACTGGAAACAAG ATCACGGATCTAAGTCCGCTCACAACGAATCTCGCCTACAAATGGGTACTGGATCTTTACATGGACGATAATCTGGTGGAATCTATCGTTCGATTGGAAGGATCAGACTGGCTAGACCGTTTCCGACTCCTTAATCTTCGAGGGAATAAACTTATTGAC TTGCCTACCTACGCTCTGGAAAACGCATTGCTGCACAACGTCAATGTAGCCGGCCTGTATCTCGGCAATAATTCGTGGACATGCGACTGCCACTTTACACCGGGCTTTCAA gaTCTCCTGATCAGACACTCAAATTTGATGAAAGATATCAATGACATAAGATGTGCATTTACAAATGACAATGATAATTCAAATAAGCAG ATTCGCCATCTTACGCGAACGGAGATCTGCATTTCACCGGACGAAGATCCTTGGCTCCATCCTCTTGACGTTTTGAACATCGTATTGGCGTCATTAATATTCCTCGTGCTTGGCAAGCTTTTGTACGATTATTGGTCTTTTAAGAAAAGTGGAAGGCTACCTTGGATCGTCTCCAAAATACCATGA
- the LOC105284992 gene encoding uncharacterized protein LOC105284992 isoform X2 — MMEVISTRRYEARPPANTHSSILVDPENSVALIKEEEWETRKKKEITTTRQIETRVKRQVVLEDGEVVVDSGPLVTTNTTEDVEQQEHTTQERRTTGDQPQEVDWRPAAGGIVTGNGGNIVQKELNETVVRSREEIEERLETEDRQQLGDISDEAYQKAVRSNRGDLRVALAESSKQLAPQSGPRVIQHTTRSNKVIDTEKTLERKELKADGLIVTEKKQTVEHEEINDDEVPDDGKNDDPSETKKESSQKYIKKREEDVVDYISAGERVGREMRYVAETTEGERIGDWSPSPTGMRTTRLHKHSGFPDAARKDALTKKPLDLEEEDEARKFETSKWLESHFGSDSRSSHGSLDADESPLPTGTNTSYINVTMKSYTPKEREHQNVSSSRYQRRTRDSDSPSGYFHGISEWSERYQGKEKHARSGSPVRYVESPRANGHAHGHKRNQVESSYTKTYESFRREYQDSIEERQRTPSPPIRRRSKEQWTKSEEKINLNEPSSGRTSSPIHVVQRTWESRNRDTQRQTPERDNYKNSLPRSRSISPRSPISNREEKKSDTPRASKSTGSKYKIGESFRKLVGKLRSASTERKNKRGAGSTSQLTQTDDNGPTYLQYNVIDRNIPFVSEKNATEDKPPERPPRSPRNASNKVIKTNASRASDHVIQEQWQRSESTPPPLQRYYLGEDPFGGSIYGREKGYEDGRERHRHGRPRGKIAVDSEYRRSSYTSFKSQSANA, encoded by the exons ATGATGGAGGTGATTTCGACACGCCGATACGAGGCCCGTCCACCGGCAAACACCCACTCCTCTATTCTC GTTGACCCTGAGAACTCTGTGGCATTAATCAAAGAAG AGGAATGGGAGACCCGCAAGAAAAAGGAGATCACCACCACGCGGCAAATAGAGACCAGGGTGAAACGGCAAGTTGTCCTCGAAGATGGCGAGGTTGTCGTCGACTCCGGACCCCTAGTTACAACGAACACAACCGAGGACGTCGAACAACAGGAGCATACAACTCAGGAG AGACGCACGACCGGGGATCAGCCGCAGGAGGTCGACTGGCGGCCGGCGGCAGGTGGTATTGTAACCGGAAATGGCGGCAACATCGTGCAAAAGGAGCTCAACGAGACGGTGGTGAGGAGCCGTGAGGAGATCGAGGAGAGACTCGAGACGGAGGATCGTCAACAGTTGGGAGATATCTCGGACGAG GCATACCAGAAGGCGGTGCGTAGCAATAGAGGTGACTTGCGAGTCGCTCTCGCCGAATCTTCAAAACAGTTGGCGCCGCAGTCCGGTCCACGGGTCATTCAGCACACGACTAGGTCAAACAAGGTCATCGACACCGAGAAAACCTTAGAAAGAAAAGAACTGAAGGCTGATGGATTAATCGTTACTGAGAAGAAGCAAACGGTCGAGCACGAGGAG attaaCGACGACGAAGTTCCAGACGACGGGAAGAACGACGACCCTTCCGAAACTAAGAAGGAAAGCTCACAAAAGTACAtcaagaagagagaagaggacgTTGTGGACTACATCTCGGCCGGCGAGAGAGTCGGCCGAGAGATGCGCTACGTCGCCGAGACAACTGAAGGAGAACGAATAGGCGACTGGTCACCATCACCAACGGGTATGCGGACGACTCGTCTTCACAAACATTCCG GTTTCCCGGATGCCGCTCGGAAAGATGCTCTGACGAAGAAGCCATTGGACCtggaggaagaggacgaggcGAGAAAATTCGAGACATCGAAGTGGCTGGAAAGCCACTTTGGCAGTGACTCGCGTTCCTCCCACGGATCTCTCGACGCTGACGAGTCTCCTCTTCCAACCGGCACGAACACGAGCTATATCAATGTTACTATGAAATCTTATACGCCGAAAGAACGGGAACATCAGAACGTAAGCTCCAGCCGCTATCAACGACGTACTCGAGACTCGGACTCGCCTTCAGGATATTTTCACGGAATCAGCGAGTGGTCGGAACGATATCAAGGAAAAG AGAAACATGCACGATCGGGTTCACCAGTTCGATATGTGGAATCTCCTCGTGCTAATGGACATGCCCATGGGCATAAGAGAAATCAAGTTGAATCATCATATACCAAGACTTACGAATCGTTTCGCCGTGAATATCAAGATTCCATTGAGGAACGACAGCGAACACCTTCGCCGCCAATTCGCCGAAGATCAAAAGAACAA TGGACAAAATCTGAAGAAAAGATCAATTTAAATGAACCGTCGTCAGGGCGCACTTCAAGTCCTATACACGTGGTGCAAAGAACCTGGGAAAGTCGTAATCGCGATACTCAAAGACAGACTCCTGAACGCGATAATTACAAGAACAGTTTGCCACGATCACGATCAATTTCACCAAGATCGCCGATAAGTAATCGCGAGGAGAAAAAATCTGACACGCCACGagcgtcgaaaa GTACCGGCTCTAAATACAAGATTGGCGAATCTTTTCGGAAGTTGGTGGGCAAATTACGTTCAGCTAGCACGGAACGGAAGAACAAGCGAGGAGCTGGTTCAACCTCACAATTGACGCAGACTGACGACAACGGTCCGACTTATCTGCAATACAACGTGATCGATAGAAACATTCCCTTTGTTAGTGAAAAAAACGCGACGGAGGACAAACCGCCGGAAAGGCCGCCGCGGTCGCCGCGAAACGCATCGAACAAAGTCATCAAAACGAATGCGTCAAGAGCATCCGATCATGTTATTCAGGAACAATGGCAACGCAGCGAATCTACTCCTCCACCCCTGCAGAGGTACTACCTGGGCGAGGATCCCTTTGGCGGCAGTATTTACGGGCGTGAAAAAGGGTACGAAGATGGCAGAGAGCGGCACCGACACGGAAGACCGCGCGGTAAAATTGCCGTAGATTCCGAGTACAG ACGAAGTAGTTATACAAGCTTCAAGAGCCAAAGTGCGAACGCCTAA
- the LOC105284992 gene encoding uncharacterized protein LOC105284992 isoform X1, giving the protein MMEVISTRRYEARPPANTHSSILVDPENSVALIKEEEWETRKKKEITTTRQIETRVKRQVVLEDGEVVVDSGPLVTTNTTEDVEQQEHTTQERRTTGDQPQEVDWRPAAGGIVTGNGGNIVQKELNETVVRSREEIEERLETEDRQQLGDISDEAYQKAVRSNRGDLRVALAESSKQLAPQSGPRVIQHTTRSNKVIDTEKTLERKELKADGLIVTEKKQTVEHEEINDDEVPDDGKNDDPSETKKESSQKYIKKREEDVVDYISAGERVGREMRYVAETTEGERIGDWSPSPTGMRTTRLHKHSGFPDAARKDALTKKPLDLEEEDEARKFETSKWLESHFGSDSRSSHGSLDADESPLPTGTNTSYINVTMKSYTPKEREHQNVSSSRYQRRTRDSDSPSGYFHGISEWSERYQGKEKHARSGSPVRYVESPRANGHAHGHKRNQVESSYTKTYESFRREYQDSIEERQRTPSPPIRRRSKEQWTKSEEKINLNEPSSGRTSSPIHVVQRTWESRNRDTQRQTPERDNYKNSLPRSRSISPRSPISNREEKKSDTPRASKSTGSKYKIGESFRKLVGKLRSASTERKNKRGAGSTSQLTQTDDNGPTYLQYNVIDRNIPFVSEKNATEDKPPERPPRSPRNASNKVIKTNASRASDHVIQEQWQRSESTPPPLQRYYLGEDPFGGSIYGREKGYEDGRERHRHGRPRGKIAVDSEYSVASSSLGRFSKSTSRLVGDHEREEHFRSTQTLPRNLHSGSSGQSTRSQAASQIRRHHAVHTNVNKYGAPSKLGQQHSSMINISIKNTVNTSPKVNATPAYSTLQPPPKPERTYKSSLSRSKSFNVEADKNGVDAPAQPPYTSNLHLNRLNETPPLKSPGILASISRSNRDLLRDDKY; this is encoded by the exons ATGATGGAGGTGATTTCGACACGCCGATACGAGGCCCGTCCACCGGCAAACACCCACTCCTCTATTCTC GTTGACCCTGAGAACTCTGTGGCATTAATCAAAGAAG AGGAATGGGAGACCCGCAAGAAAAAGGAGATCACCACCACGCGGCAAATAGAGACCAGGGTGAAACGGCAAGTTGTCCTCGAAGATGGCGAGGTTGTCGTCGACTCCGGACCCCTAGTTACAACGAACACAACCGAGGACGTCGAACAACAGGAGCATACAACTCAGGAG AGACGCACGACCGGGGATCAGCCGCAGGAGGTCGACTGGCGGCCGGCGGCAGGTGGTATTGTAACCGGAAATGGCGGCAACATCGTGCAAAAGGAGCTCAACGAGACGGTGGTGAGGAGCCGTGAGGAGATCGAGGAGAGACTCGAGACGGAGGATCGTCAACAGTTGGGAGATATCTCGGACGAG GCATACCAGAAGGCGGTGCGTAGCAATAGAGGTGACTTGCGAGTCGCTCTCGCCGAATCTTCAAAACAGTTGGCGCCGCAGTCCGGTCCACGGGTCATTCAGCACACGACTAGGTCAAACAAGGTCATCGACACCGAGAAAACCTTAGAAAGAAAAGAACTGAAGGCTGATGGATTAATCGTTACTGAGAAGAAGCAAACGGTCGAGCACGAGGAG attaaCGACGACGAAGTTCCAGACGACGGGAAGAACGACGACCCTTCCGAAACTAAGAAGGAAAGCTCACAAAAGTACAtcaagaagagagaagaggacgTTGTGGACTACATCTCGGCCGGCGAGAGAGTCGGCCGAGAGATGCGCTACGTCGCCGAGACAACTGAAGGAGAACGAATAGGCGACTGGTCACCATCACCAACGGGTATGCGGACGACTCGTCTTCACAAACATTCCG GTTTCCCGGATGCCGCTCGGAAAGATGCTCTGACGAAGAAGCCATTGGACCtggaggaagaggacgaggcGAGAAAATTCGAGACATCGAAGTGGCTGGAAAGCCACTTTGGCAGTGACTCGCGTTCCTCCCACGGATCTCTCGACGCTGACGAGTCTCCTCTTCCAACCGGCACGAACACGAGCTATATCAATGTTACTATGAAATCTTATACGCCGAAAGAACGGGAACATCAGAACGTAAGCTCCAGCCGCTATCAACGACGTACTCGAGACTCGGACTCGCCTTCAGGATATTTTCACGGAATCAGCGAGTGGTCGGAACGATATCAAGGAAAAG AGAAACATGCACGATCGGGTTCACCAGTTCGATATGTGGAATCTCCTCGTGCTAATGGACATGCCCATGGGCATAAGAGAAATCAAGTTGAATCATCATATACCAAGACTTACGAATCGTTTCGCCGTGAATATCAAGATTCCATTGAGGAACGACAGCGAACACCTTCGCCGCCAATTCGCCGAAGATCAAAAGAACAA TGGACAAAATCTGAAGAAAAGATCAATTTAAATGAACCGTCGTCAGGGCGCACTTCAAGTCCTATACACGTGGTGCAAAGAACCTGGGAAAGTCGTAATCGCGATACTCAAAGACAGACTCCTGAACGCGATAATTACAAGAACAGTTTGCCACGATCACGATCAATTTCACCAAGATCGCCGATAAGTAATCGCGAGGAGAAAAAATCTGACACGCCACGagcgtcgaaaa GTACCGGCTCTAAATACAAGATTGGCGAATCTTTTCGGAAGTTGGTGGGCAAATTACGTTCAGCTAGCACGGAACGGAAGAACAAGCGAGGAGCTGGTTCAACCTCACAATTGACGCAGACTGACGACAACGGTCCGACTTATCTGCAATACAACGTGATCGATAGAAACATTCCCTTTGTTAGTGAAAAAAACGCGACGGAGGACAAACCGCCGGAAAGGCCGCCGCGGTCGCCGCGAAACGCATCGAACAAAGTCATCAAAACGAATGCGTCAAGAGCATCCGATCATGTTATTCAGGAACAATGGCAACGCAGCGAATCTACTCCTCCACCCCTGCAGAGGTACTACCTGGGCGAGGATCCCTTTGGCGGCAGTATTTACGGGCGTGAAAAAGGGTACGAAGATGGCAGAGAGCGGCACCGACACGGAAGACCGCGCGGTAAAATTGCCGTAGATTCCGAGTACAG CGTTGCCTCCAGCTCCCTCGGCAGATTTAGTAAGTCCACTAGCAGATTGGTCGGCGATCACGAGAGAGAGGAGCATTTCCGGTCCACCCAGACGTTACCGCGGAATCTGCACTCTGGCAGCAGCGGACAATCGACTCGCTCGCAGGCGGCATCGCAAATCAGACGACACCACGCCGTTCACACGAACGTCAATAAATACGGTGCGCCCAGCAAGTTAGGTCAGCAGCACAGCAGCATGATCAACATATCGATCAAGAACACAGTGAACACATCACCCAAAGTGAACGCGACGCCGGCATACAGCACGCTCCAGCCACCACCGAAACCGGAACGGACGTACAAGTCGTCATTGTCGCGTAGTAAAAGCTTTAACGTTGAAGCCGATAAGAACGGCGTGGATGCACCAGCACAACCGCCTTACACCTCGAACTTACACTTAAATCGGTTGAACGAGACACCGCCGCTGAAAAGCCCCGGGATCCTTGCCAGCATCAGTCGTAGTAATAGGGATCTGCTAAGAGATGATAAATATTGA
- the LOC105284996 gene encoding protein singed wings 2 isoform X2 yields the protein MFPATGITARQRLLIVLFCVHAHFSYGFTREDDICYWHHPHVNDHPECGFVKSRQRLVCFNGLKDEWKARADSVQVLILCEWPKATFDPQVVLQGFTFLRKLMIANSNLTRLSTAFPKEVEFLEKINVTGTKLRTLPKDAFSNLRALRCLDLRNNALEEIDITIFNVPTLKHIHLTGNPLRCTEDTAWILDFSEGSAASKVVDKDKLLCATPYDGRPLVPVVEIITLREECKRTVCDCELVYVVVRVDKLTQKQVIPFTSVNCSHRGLTEMPSFLPANTTTLRLTGNKITDLSPLTTNLAYKWVLDLYMDDNLVESIVRLEGSDWLDRFRLLNLRGNKLIDLPTYALENALLHNVNVAGLYLGNNSWTCDCHFTPGFQDLLIRHSNLMKDINDIRCAFTNDNDNSNKQIRHLTRTEICISPDEDPWLHPLDVLNIVLASLIFLVLGKLLYDYWSFKKSGRLPWIVSKIP from the exons ATGTTTCCCGCAACAGGAATAACAGCGCGACAACGTCTGTT AATCGTATTGTTTTGCGTACACGCGCATTTTTCGTATGGTTTCACGAGGGAGGACGACATTTGTTACTGGCATCATCCACATGTCAACGACCATCCCGAATGCGGCTTTGTGAAGAGTCGGCAACGACTCGTTTGTTTCAACGGTCTGAAAGATGAATGGAAGGCGCG GGCTGACAGTGTGCAAGTACTTATTCTTTGCGAATGGCCGAAAGCAACGTTCGACCCGCAAGTGGTTCTACAGGGATTTACGTTCCTGAGAAAGTTAATGATCGCGAACAGTAACTTGACTCGATTGTCAACCGCATTCCCGAAAGAGGTGGAATTTCTCGAG AAAATCAATGTGACCGGCACCAAGCTACGCACCCTTCCGAAAGATGCGTTCTCTAATCTACGGGCTTTGAGATGCCTCGACTTAAGGAACAATGCTCTCGAAGAGATCGACATTACGATCTTTAACGTGCCTACGTTAAAGCATATCCACTTAACTG GTAATCCATTGAGATGTACGGAGGATACAGCGTGGATTTTGGACTTCAGCGAAGGATCAGCCGCGAGCAAAGTCGTCGACAAAGACAAATTACTTTGTGCCACGCCATATGATGGAAGACCGCTTGTCCCGGTCGTCGAGATAATC ACCTTAAGGGAGGAGTGCAAGCGCACAGTCTGCGACTGCGAACTGGTTTACGTGGTTGTACGCGTGGATAAACTTACGCAGAAGCAAGTTATACCTTTTACTTCGGTTAACTGTAGCCACCGCGGCTTAACCGAAATGCCCAGCTTCTTACCCGCAAATACAACGACTCTTCGTTTAACTGGAAACAAG ATCACGGATCTAAGTCCGCTCACAACGAATCTCGCCTACAAATGGGTACTGGATCTTTACATGGACGATAATCTGGTGGAATCTATCGTTCGATTGGAAGGATCAGACTGGCTAGACCGTTTCCGACTCCTTAATCTTCGAGGGAATAAACTTATTGAC TTGCCTACCTACGCTCTGGAAAACGCATTGCTGCACAACGTCAATGTAGCCGGCCTGTATCTCGGCAATAATTCGTGGACATGCGACTGCCACTTTACACCGGGCTTTCAA gaTCTCCTGATCAGACACTCAAATTTGATGAAAGATATCAATGACATAAGATGTGCATTTACAAATGACAATGATAATTCAAATAAGCAG ATTCGCCATCTTACGCGAACGGAGATCTGCATTTCACCGGACGAAGATCCTTGGCTCCATCCTCTTGACGTTTTGAACATCGTATTGGCGTCATTAATATTCCTCGTGCTTGGCAAGCTTTTGTACGATTATTGGTCTTTTAAGAAAAGTGGAAGGCTACCTTGGATCGTCTCCAAAATACCATGA
- the LOC105284994 gene encoding vitamin K epoxide reductase complex subunit 1 has product MPAATNSKLLRKCNVRLVSACMIGIALSYYAYVVETRKEQDDSYEAMCDISENISCTKVFMSEYGKGFGLIPKNYWIIYQPNSIYGLIFYALLAILSTSNNYNYSAIVVVLGIVSNILSVYLAYILYKFNDVCIVCVSTYIVNAAIMFFAIKKIRKLSTSDTREKKRK; this is encoded by the exons ATGCCGGCAGCTACAAATTCTAAGTTACTGCGAAAATGCAACGTCAGATTAGTATCCGCGTGCATGATCGGTATTGCGTTATCGTATTATGCATATGTGGTAGAAACGAGGAAGGAACAGGATGATTCCTACGAGGCGATGTGTGATATCTCGGAAAACATCAGTTGCACCAAAGTGTTCATGTCTGA ATACGGCAAAGGATTTGGATTAATCCCTAAAAATTATTGGATAATTTATCAACCAAATTCCATATATGGTTTGATATTCTATGCTCTACTTGCAATTTTAA GTACAAGTAATAATTACAACTATTCCGCAATTGTTGTTGTTCTAGGAATAGTTTCTAATATTCTCTCAGTATACTTGGCttacatattgtataaatttaatgacgtCTGCATAGTATGCGTTAGCACGTACATCGTTAACGCGGCAATTATGTTTTTTGCTATTAAAAAGATCCGCAAATTATCTACCAGTGATacacgagaaaagaaaagaaaataa